In Pseudobacter ginsenosidimutans, the following are encoded in one genomic region:
- the msrA gene encoding peptide-methionine (S)-S-oxide reductase MsrA, with protein sequence MTNQMAVLAGGCFWGVEELIRALPGVIKTRVGYTGGDVPNATYRNHGTHAEAIRIEFDPNRISYRQILEFFFTLHDPTTLNRQGNDIGTSYRSAIFYLNDEQKQTATELIAELTAANVYKKPIVTEVTAVSDFWDAEEEHQDYLQKHPYGYTCHFVRPEWKLKTAE encoded by the coding sequence ATGACAAATCAAATGGCAGTACTGGCTGGTGGTTGTTTCTGGGGAGTTGAAGAGCTGATTCGCGCCCTTCCCGGAGTGATCAAAACCAGGGTAGGTTATACAGGAGGCGACGTTCCCAATGCAACCTATCGCAACCACGGAACGCATGCAGAAGCAATAAGAATAGAATTCGATCCAAACCGGATCAGTTACCGGCAGATCCTTGAATTCTTCTTCACGCTTCACGATCCCACTACTTTGAACCGCCAGGGAAATGATATCGGCACATCCTATCGTTCAGCCATCTTCTATCTGAATGATGAGCAGAAGCAAACGGCAACGGAACTGATAGCAGAACTGACCGCCGCCAATGTTTACAAAAAGCCCATCGTTACAGAAGTTACAGCGGTTTCAGATTTCTGGGATGCAGAAGAAGAACACCAGGATTACCTGCAAAAACATCCTTACGGATATACTTGCCACTTTGTCCGCCCGGAATGGAAATTGAAAACAGCGGAGTGA
- a CDS encoding SusD/RagB family nutrient-binding outer membrane lipoprotein — MRKKIFTACMVLMALPAFYSCNKGFEDLNTDPINFLETTSDKLLAPALVNSIWPGMSRNRSFNNELMQVTVSQSDGDNTVFRYAFRTSMSDYLWNAWFVQLTNFKQVDSLARTAKTPNTSYQGIGKIGKVWLFANLTDIYGDIPYSDALEGDQGNLIPVFDKQKDIYLDLFKQLEEANTLLAGGSTIVVSSDPMYKGDIAKWRKFGNSLYLRLLLRISGKPEVQDQCIAKIKEIVENPGQYPIFQSNADCARLLWTGGTSTTDPYTSPFVNGIRAQDFRGPALCSFFLDNLVSWSDPRYVSSTPYGSGSIGRLGISQASGGGWYGVPSGYIPGNGDTKGCYFQSYDNTSTGGTWSLQQNANTGIIMQYAEVQFILAEAAAKGWITGDTKTFYYQGIASAINYWVPNFNESITHANFATHLTNLDAAGELWDDNLPLETKMEMIHLQKYYALFMTDLQQWFEYRRTGHPVLPKGPGLMNGGVMPARLVYPVYVQAANPVNYKAAVAAQGPDEIFTNVWWQRP; from the coding sequence ATGAGAAAGAAAATATTTACAGCATGTATGGTGTTGATGGCGTTGCCGGCATTCTATTCATGCAACAAGGGATTTGAGGACCTGAATACAGATCCTATCAATTTCCTGGAAACAACTTCAGACAAGCTGCTGGCGCCGGCGCTTGTGAATTCCATCTGGCCCGGCATGAGCCGTAACCGGAGTTTCAATAATGAACTGATGCAGGTTACAGTATCGCAAAGTGATGGCGACAATACCGTGTTCAGGTATGCATTCAGGACCAGCATGTCTGACTATTTATGGAATGCATGGTTTGTACAGCTCACCAATTTCAAGCAGGTGGATAGCCTGGCGCGTACAGCCAAAACGCCCAACACTTCTTACCAGGGTATCGGTAAGATCGGCAAGGTCTGGCTGTTTGCCAACCTCACAGATATCTATGGCGATATCCCTTACTCAGACGCACTGGAAGGAGATCAGGGAAACCTGATCCCGGTTTTCGATAAACAAAAAGATATCTATCTCGATCTGTTCAAACAACTGGAAGAAGCCAATACTTTACTTGCAGGAGGCAGCACCATCGTGGTTTCCAGCGATCCCATGTATAAGGGAGATATTGCCAAATGGAGAAAATTTGGTAATTCCCTTTACCTGCGATTGCTGCTGCGTATTTCCGGTAAACCGGAAGTGCAGGATCAGTGCATTGCCAAGATCAAAGAGATAGTGGAGAACCCTGGCCAGTATCCCATCTTTCAAAGCAATGCGGATTGCGCCAGGTTACTCTGGACCGGCGGCACCAGCACTACCGATCCTTATACTTCGCCATTCGTGAATGGCATACGTGCGCAGGATTTTCGCGGCCCGGCCCTTTGCAGTTTCTTCCTCGACAACCTTGTTTCGTGGTCTGATCCCCGTTATGTTTCCTCTACACCGTACGGATCGGGAAGCATTGGAAGACTTGGAATTTCACAGGCCAGCGGTGGTGGATGGTATGGCGTACCAAGCGGATATATTCCCGGCAATGGCGATACCAAGGGTTGTTATTTCCAAAGCTATGATAATACCAGTACCGGCGGCACCTGGTCTCTCCAGCAAAATGCCAATACAGGTATCATCATGCAGTATGCTGAAGTGCAGTTCATACTCGCGGAAGCCGCTGCCAAAGGATGGATCACCGGCGATACAAAAACATTCTATTATCAGGGCATCGCATCCGCCATCAATTACTGGGTGCCTAATTTCAATGAGAGCATTACCCATGCCAATTTTGCCACGCATCTTACCAACCTGGATGCAGCCGGTGAGCTCTGGGATGATAATCTGCCACTGGAAACAAAAATGGAAATGATCCATTTACAGAAATATTATGCATTGTTCATGACCGATCTGCAACAGTGGTTTGAATACAGGCGCACCGGTCATCCTGTTTTACCGAAAGGACCAGGCCTGATGAATGGTGGAGTAATGCCGGCAAGACTGGTCTACCCTGTTTATGTTCAGGCAGCCAATCCTGTGAATTACAAAGCTGCTGTAGCCGCACAGGGCCCTGACGAAATATTCACCAATGTCTGGTGGCAGAGACCTTAA
- a CDS encoding DUF5689 domain-containing protein, producing MKCFLYIFSIAISITIIGSCNKETYENYPGGVPFEIVSVLDIRPIYKGKDVALTKETVYGATKIAVVVISEHETGNLPEGLLIVQDSRRLATLRGISIELGAAAEKYHPGDSLVIDINSGMLTRKNGILTITGLTESHIHPAGKGVVDINAVTVAQLQANPNNYESSLCIVNKSSFNPAPLPGEVISGSKKINDGFGDLDLYTDPAVDYANNTPFSLAAYVGIPFMTSEDKVTLRTRNGDDIVNMGSSVQDLLISGFQSDPKGGDGGQEYVQMLATKDIDFAATPYCIVFCVNSGGASSATLLDAGWATGGQRTIKYDINTGSVQKGQFFYFGFQGKKINGSAGTYAFPASTNWYQKTYLTSGNNAVTGSTLPNLGDGGLVHTSEFGTSGPFPNNGNSCGLAIFKGTTITETSVPEDVLFIATGGSAAIFDPAKDPILGYRICNNDWYSMYSVSIDPNTYKPVIVPYLHYRSAGNTNNMPYPINEKYPVAPTDAGLYNMMGGVYNITLGRWTTARKQVVVELVQTAATIDTLEKHISVTKLVE from the coding sequence ATGAAATGCTTCTTATATATTTTCTCCATTGCGATAAGCATTACCATTATTGGTAGTTGCAATAAAGAGACCTACGAGAATTACCCCGGCGGCGTGCCGTTTGAAATCGTGTCAGTGCTGGACATTCGTCCGATTTACAAGGGAAAGGATGTTGCGCTTACGAAAGAGACTGTTTATGGCGCCACCAAAATTGCTGTAGTGGTGATCTCCGAACATGAAACTGGAAATCTGCCTGAAGGCTTGCTGATAGTGCAGGATAGCCGTCGACTGGCAACCTTACGGGGCATCTCAATTGAGCTTGGCGCTGCCGCCGAAAAATATCATCCCGGTGATTCCCTTGTGATCGATATCAATAGCGGCATGCTCACCCGTAAGAATGGTATCCTCACTATTACGGGACTAACGGAGTCGCATATCCATCCTGCCGGAAAAGGTGTGGTGGATATCAACGCGGTTACAGTAGCGCAGTTGCAGGCAAATCCCAACAATTATGAAAGCTCTCTTTGCATCGTCAATAAGTCAAGCTTCAATCCCGCTCCCCTGCCAGGTGAAGTGATCAGTGGCTCCAAAAAGATCAATGATGGTTTTGGTGATCTCGATCTGTATACTGATCCTGCAGTGGACTATGCCAACAATACGCCATTCAGTCTTGCTGCATATGTTGGCATTCCCTTCATGACTTCTGAAGATAAAGTTACACTCAGAACAAGGAACGGGGATGATATCGTGAACATGGGCTCTTCCGTGCAGGATCTCCTCATCTCCGGATTCCAGAGCGATCCAAAGGGCGGGGACGGAGGACAGGAATATGTTCAAATGCTCGCCACAAAGGATATTGATTTTGCAGCCACTCCTTACTGTATCGTTTTCTGCGTCAATTCAGGAGGAGCCAGCTCTGCTACCCTGCTCGATGCCGGATGGGCCACGGGCGGACAGCGTACCATCAAATATGATATCAATACAGGCAGCGTTCAAAAAGGACAGTTCTTCTATTTCGGATTCCAGGGTAAGAAGATCAATGGCTCTGCAGGCACTTATGCATTCCCTGCTTCCACCAACTGGTACCAGAAAACTTACCTGACCAGTGGCAACAATGCTGTAACCGGCAGTACGCTTCCTAATCTTGGAGACGGAGGCCTGGTGCATACCAGTGAATTCGGTACTTCCGGCCCTTTCCCCAACAATGGAAACTCCTGTGGCCTGGCTATATTCAAGGGAACTACTATTACCGAAACATCAGTTCCGGAGGATGTATTGTTTATTGCAACCGGTGGTAGTGCCGCTATCTTCGATCCCGCGAAAGATCCAATATTAGGTTACCGGATCTGTAACAACGACTGGTACTCCATGTACTCAGTAAGCATCGATCCCAATACCTATAAGCCTGTAATTGTTCCTTACCTGCATTATCGTTCCGCAGGCAATACCAACAATATGCCTTATCCTATCAATGAAAAATATCCCGTAGCTCCTACTGATGCAGGACTATACAATATGATGGGAGGAGTATACAATATTACACTGGGGCGCTGGACAACTGCGCGTAAACAAGTGGTGGTGGAACTGGTACAAACCGCTGCTACCATCGATACACTGGAAAAACATATCAGCGTAACAAAATTGGTAGAGTAA